The nucleotide sequence ACAGCGCGCTCAACTACCTGAACAACCTGGCCAACCAGAGCCGGATCGAGATGGAGAGCGTCGGCTCCTTCACCGACCGCTACTCCCCGGTGCAGAGCATCAGCGGAAACCTGATCACGATGCAGCAGCCGGCCTGGAACAACAACAACTTCGGGTACGACACCTTCACCAGCCCGCACCGGGCCGGCCCGCTCTACCTGACCAACGCGTACGAGTTCCTGGACGCCGCCAACGAGTGGTACCTGAACCGGACCACCGGTGACCTCTTCTACATCCCGCCGTCCGGGCAGAACATCAACAACCTCGGCATCGAACTGCCGACGTTGCAGTCCCTGCTGAACCTCGGCGGCACGTACGACGCACCGGCGCACCACGTCACGTTCAGCGGGATCACGTTCACCGGCACGAGTTGGCTCGGCCCGAGCAGTAACCAGGGCTACGTCGACCAGCAGACCGGCGCCTACATCGCCGGGAACTGGAGCTGGCCCGCCTTCAGCTCCTGCCACAACGGCTGCCCGCAATTCGAGGCCGCCCGGCCGAACTGGTTCCAGTCGCCGGCCGCCGTGCAGATCTCCGCTGCCAACAACATCACCGTCACCGACTCCCGGTTCTTCAACCTCGGGCAGACCGCGATCGGCATCGGCAACGACGCCAACGCGCACGCCAGCGGGGTGGGTCTGGGCGCCAGCAACATCACGATCGACCGGTCCGAGATCGCCCGCACCTCGGCCGGCGGCATCGTGGTCGGCGGCGTCCGCGCCGACGCCCACCACCCGAGCGACCAGCGGATGACCAACCGGGACATCACAATCAGCAACAACCGCATCCACGACATCGGCGTGGAGCACCGGGGCATCGTCTCGGTGCTGACCACCTACGTCAACACCGCCACCATCTCGCACAACGAGGTCTACAACATGCCGTACACCGGCATGTCCATGGGGTACGGCTGGGGCGCCAACGACGCCGGGGGCAGCAACCACTACGCCGACCGTGGCCTCTACAACTACCAGCCGCGCTACTCCACCCCGACCACGGCGTCGAACAACCGGCTGATCGGCAACTACGTGCACGACGTGATGCAGCAGATGAACGACGGCGGCTGCATCTACACCCTCTCGGCCAACCAGGGCGGGCTGATCAGCGACAACTACTGCCTGCGGACCAACGGCTACTTCGGGATCTACTTCGACGAGGGCTCGCGGTACTGGACCGCCCGGAACAACGTCTTCTCGAACACCGGCACCTGGGCCACCGCCAACTACTGGTTCGCCGAGAACATGGGCAACTTCACCGTCACCAACAACTGGTCGACGAACAACAGCACGAACGTGACGAACGGCGACCGGGGCAACGTGGTCAACAACAACGTCACGGTCAGCGGCGGCAACTGGCCGGCCGGCGCCCAGGCGGTGATGGCCGCCGCCGGGCCGCAGGGCGGCGGCGACGGACAACCACAGCCGCAGACCGGCCGGATCGTCGGGGCGCAGTCCGGGCGCTGCCTGGAGATCGGCGGATCGAGTACGGCCAACGGCACCCAGGCGCAGATCTGGGACTGCGGCACCGGCACCAACCAGCGGTGGACCTACACCAGCAGCGGGCAGCTCATGGTGTACGGCAACAAGTGCCTGGACGCCAACGGGCAGGGCACCGCCAACGGCACCCTGGCGATCATCTGGGACTGCAACGGGCAGACCAACCAGCGGTGGAACGTCAACTCGAACGGCACCATCACCGGCGTACAGTCCGGGCTCTGCCTGGACGCCAGCGGCAACGGGACCGCGAACGGCACCAAGGTGCACCTCTGGGCGTGCCACGGCGGCACCAACCAGCGCTGGACCCTGGGGAGCTGACCCAGACCGGGAGGTGGGGCCGATACGCCGACCGGCCCCACCTCCCGCCACACCGCACGCCGTGCGAAACCGCGACCGGACGATCAGCCGATCTGGTGGTCGGCCGGGTCGGTCTGCAACAGCCAGGCCAGGGGCATCTTCGCCGCCACCTCGTACGACCGGTCCGGGCCGAGGACGTGCAGGGTGACCGTCTGGGCCGCGTCCCGCTCGACCATCCAGTAGCGGGGGATGCCGGCCTGGGCGTACTCGCGGCGCTTGACCACCTCGTCCACCGCGGCCGAGCCGGGCGAGACGATCTCGATCACCAGAACCAGGTCGGTGAGGGTCAGCCAGACCGTCCGGGGCTGCGGCCGGGCCCAGACCGTGAGGTCGGGTATCCGGCCACCGTCGCCGTCTGGACCGGGGATCCGGAGGCCCGCGGCCTGCAACACCTGCTCGGCCGGCCAACCCGCCATCGCCAGCCAGACCAGGAGGCGGCTGGCGATCGCGGCATGCTCGGAATCGGGCGGCGGCATGATCGACAGGGCTCCCTCAGGGCTCAGCTCATACCGATGGCCGTGCTGGTCAGCACCGATCATGGCCGCCAGGTCGTCGAGCGTGACGACGGCGGGCAGATGCCTGCCGAACGCCTCCGCACTCATCCCAGCATCGTAGCCGCAGCCCGTTCCACCGGTCGGCGTCGCGTCGTCCCAGGCGTGGCGACGGCGTGCCGGGAGCGGCGTCAGTCCTTGAGGAGTTGCCGGGCCATCACGATCCGCTGGACCTGGTTGGTGCCCTCGTAGATCTGCGTGATCTTGGCGTCCCGCATCATCCGCTCGACCGGGTAGTCGCGGGTGTAGCCGTACCCGCCGAGGAGCTGCACCGCGTCGGTGGTGATCTCCATGGCGGCGTCCGAGGCGAAGCACTTCGCGGCGGCGCCGAAGTAGGTCAGGTCGGCGTCACCACGCTCCGACTTTCCGGCCGCCGCGTACGTCAACTGCCGGGCCGCCTCCAGCTTCATCCCCATGTCGGCGAGCATGAACTGGATGCCCTGGAACTCGGCGACCGCCCTGCCGAACTGCCTGCGCTCCCTGACGTACGCCTTGGCGTAGTCGAGCGCGCCCTGGGCGATCCCGAGCGCCTGGGCGGCGATGGTGACCCGGGTGTGGTCCAGGGTCCGCATAGCGGTGCCGAAGCCGGTCCCCGGCTCGCCGATCATGCGGTCGGCCGGGATCCGCACGCTGTCCAGGTAGACCTCGCGGGTCGGCGAGCCCTTGATGCCGAGCTTCTTCTCCGGTGCCCCGAAACTGACCCCGGGATCGGACTTCTCCACCACGAAGGCGGAAATGCCCCGGGACCGCGCCGCCGGATCGGTCACCGCGAAGACCGTGTAGTACTCCGACACCCCGGCGTTGGTGATCCACCGCTTGACCCCGTCGAGCACGTAGAAGTCGCCGTCACGCACCGCCCGGGTGGTCATCGAGGCGGCGTCGCTGCCCGCCTCCGGCTCGGAGAGGCAGTACGAGAACATCGCCTCGCCCCGGGCCACCGCGGGCAGGTAGCGCCGCTTCAGCTCGGCGGAGGCGGCCAGCAGCAGCGGCATGGTGCCAAGCTTGTTCACCGCCGGGATCAGCGATGACGCGGCACAGGCCCGGGCAACCTCCTCGATCACGATCGCGGTCGCGAGCGCGTCGGCGCCGGCTCCGCCGTACTCCTCGGGAATGTGCGGGGCGTGGAAGTCGGCGGCCTTCAGCGCCTCGTACGACGCCTTGGGGAACTCGCCGGTCTCGTCGACCTCGGCCGCCTGCGGCGCGACCTTGGCGTCGCAGACCTCCCGGACGGCCGCCCGCACCGCCTCGTGCTCCTCAGGCATCCGGTACGCGTCGAACGACGACTCCACGGTCATCACGGCACTCCCCGTCACTCGTCCTCGGCGGCATCCCGCCCCGACATCACGAGGGTACTTGTCAGTAACGAAGACATGATATCGGCAGGTGTTCGACGGCGGCCCCGACGAAGGAACCCGGCGGTCGTACCTCTTGATCTAGGAGTCACGACCTCGTTACATTGCCCTCGGCGCTCATCACGGAGCCGGAGATGTCGGGGGCACGCGTGGGGAGAACAACGGTTAGAGGGTGAGCTACCCGTATGAGAGACATCGACACACCGAAATCATCAGCGCGCGAGTTGAGCATCCTCTCGGTCCTGGGCCGTCCGCAGGCACAGGACGACCTGTTCCTACGCCTGAATCGAGAGGACCCGGTCCACTGGGACAGGTATGCCGGGCTCTGGCTCGTGTCAGGTCGCAGCGCGGTCGAAGCCGTGCTGACCGACAAGCGTTTCAGCGCCCGCCGAACGGTGAAGGCCGTCACGTCAACGGCGAGTGACTCCTCCGGGCTGCGCTCGTTCGTCCACGACGCGATCGCACGGCAGGCGCTCTTCCTCGATGGCCCGGAACACGCCAGGTGGCGCCGGATCATCCACCACGTACTCGAACCCGCGCGGGTCGCGGCACTCGAGCCGTGGATCGAAGAGGCCACCCGGAGCCTGCTGGCTGACCTGCCCGAGCAGTTCGACCTCGTGGCGACCGTCGCCCGGCCGCTGCCACTTTCCGTTGTGGTACGGCTACTCGGCCTACCGATCAGCGACGTCGGGGAAATCCAGGAATGGTCGGACGCCTACACCCGCCTGGTCACCGGCGTCAACCCGGTCACGGACCCGCAGACGATCTCGCTGGTCGCCGACTTCCTCGGCTACGCCGTCGACGTCGTCAAACTTGGCCGGTCCCGCCGGGGCGACGATGCCGTCGGCCGGATGGTGGGGGCTGCGGGAGACGCCACCGACCTCGACCTCGCGACGAACCTGGTCATGCTGTTGGCCGCCGGCCACCAGACCACCACGGGATTCCTTTCCGCCGCGGTCCTCGACCTGCTCAGCACCGCGCCTCAGCGCATCCCTCGACCGGATCTGGTTGCCGCCGACGTGGAACGGCTGCTGGCCCGGATCTCGCCATCCCGGTTCGTGGGCCGCCACGTGGTCGGCGACGTCGACCTCGACGGGCGGTCGCTACAGGCTGGGCACTCCGTCCTCGTGCTGCTCGCCGCCGCCAACTGGGCTGAAACCAACGGTGACGGCCACGCGGGATCGGCGCACGGACGCCACCTGGCCTTCGGGTTCGGCCGGCATCGCTGCCCAGGCGCACAGCTCGCCCGCCTCGAGTCCCGCGTCGTACTGCGCCGGATCATCGCCGACCCGAGGGGGCTCTCGCTGGTCGACGAGTCGACACCGTGGTCCGACAACATCAATCTCCCGAGTCCGATGTGCGTCCGGATCGCTCGCCGCACCGGACGAACCCCTGCCGGCGCGACCGGCTAGCCGACCGTCTGCGGAGGAATCAGGATGACCGAACGAACGAGCGTCGACACGACCTTCCGGAAGCGTACGGATGGCAGTGTCATGGGGCTGGTGGCCGGCCAGGTCCGGCGTCGACCAGACGCACCTGCCGTCGTCGACCACGACCGCATGCTGAGCTACGGCGAACTGGCTGACGCGGCCGACCTGGTGGCAGCGCAGCTGACCGACACCGGCCTGCGACCGGGCGGGGTGGTCGGGTTGACCGTTCCCCCTTCCGCAACCGCGATCGCCGCCGCGATGGGAGTTCTGCACGCCGGGGGTGTTCTGCTGCCGTGCGACCCGTCCCAACCGCCGCTGCGCCAGCAGCAGATCCTCCAAAGCTCGGACGCCGGCCTCGTGGTCGCAGCGGGAGCCCGCACGGACGCGGTACAGGTGGTCGCGACCGACGGCCGCCGCGTCCTGGCAGGTGCGGAGGTCGACCCCGCTTACGTCATCTACACGTCCGGCAGCACCGGTACGCCCAAGGGCGTGGTCTGCTCGCACCCGGCATGGGCGAACGTAGCACGGGCTCAGCACGGCATCGTGGGGATCGTGCCCGCCGACCGGGTAGCCCAGCTCGCACCGTGGTGCGTGGACGCCGCCCTGTTCGAGATGGTGCTCGCCCTGACGGCCGGGGCCACCCTCTGCGTCGCCCGTCCCGAAGACCGGTATCCCGGACCTCCCGCCGAGCGGTTCCTGCACGAGAACGATGTGACCGTGGCGGTGATGACGCCGTCGACCCTCCGGGCGCTGCGATCCGAGCGGCTGACGAACCTGCGGTTGATCATCAGCGCGGGTGAGGCGCTGCCGACCTCCGTCGCTCGCCCCTGGACCTCGAGCGTGCGGCTGTTGAACGCGTACGGTCCGACAGAAGGGACGATCTGGTCCACCTGGGCCGAGGTCACCGGCGATGAGGAAGAAGGAGACGGTACCGCACCGATCGGAATCCCTATCGGTGGCTGCGAGGTCACGGTCCGGGGGCCGGACCTCGAACCGGTCGGGGCCGGTCAGCGGGGCGAGATCTGCCTCGGCGGGATCGGGGTCGCGGTCGGCTACCTCGACCACGACGACACCGCCGAAGACCGGTTCACCACCGGTCAGGGTGGGCGCCTCCTCCGGACGGGCGACATCGGCAGCATCGATGCCCAAGGGCGCCTCCTGTTCCATGGCCGCGACGACGACCAGGTGAAACTGGGCGGACTGCGTGTCGAGCTCGGCGAGGTGCGCGAGGCCCTGCGGTCCCATCCAGCCGTCGACGACTGCGTGGTCCGGCCGGACGGCGGCCGTCTGGTGGCGCACCTCGTCCCGGCCCGGGACACGTCGGTGGACACCACAGACCTCATCGAGTGGATGGAGCGGCGGCTTCCGCTGGCCATGGTGCCGACGCTCTATGTGGAGATGGATAGCCTGCCACTCACCGCCTGGGGAAAGGTCGATGTCGCGGCATTGCCGGACGCCTCGGCGGTCCGGCCCCGGACGTCCGTCGATCGAACCCTGACGCCGACGGAGGCGCTGCTGCTGCGTGTTGCGATCGACACACTGCAGTTCGATCAACTCGGTCCCGACGACGACCTCTTCATGCTGGGCCTGACCTCCCTGTCCCTGGCCCGCCTGATGGTCGGGCTCAGCGAGGGCGCGGGCATCGACGTCGAGCCGGTCGACATCTTCGAGCATCCGACGATCAGCGCACTCGCGTCCGTGCTCGACGACCGAGCACGGCTGTCACCCACGCAGCTCGGGAGGTGATCGACGTGGCCTCCACCACCCCCGCGACCGGCTACGGGCCCTGGTTCAACTATGTCGTCCGGCGGAGGAAGCCGCGGCTGCGCCTGCTCTGCCTG is from Micromonospora sp. WMMD1102 and encodes:
- a CDS encoding RICIN domain-containing protein, yielding MSVPSSAPGRRRVLAGAAAAALATVALVAAAPSPASAATTTLYAAPSGSGTTCSAAQPCSLTGAQTAVRGLTAAMSGDVVVQLADGVYRLSAPLRFTAADSGNNGYRVVWQAAASARPVISGSRAVTGWTQVDAGRNIWRANVGAGTESRQLYVDGAIATRARTQVNRADFTPSSTGMRFTNSALNYLNNLANQSRIEMESVGSFTDRYSPVQSISGNLITMQQPAWNNNNFGYDTFTSPHRAGPLYLTNAYEFLDAANEWYLNRTTGDLFYIPPSGQNINNLGIELPTLQSLLNLGGTYDAPAHHVTFSGITFTGTSWLGPSSNQGYVDQQTGAYIAGNWSWPAFSSCHNGCPQFEAARPNWFQSPAAVQISAANNITVTDSRFFNLGQTAIGIGNDANAHASGVGLGASNITIDRSEIARTSAGGIVVGGVRADAHHPSDQRMTNRDITISNNRIHDIGVEHRGIVSVLTTYVNTATISHNEVYNMPYTGMSMGYGWGANDAGGSNHYADRGLYNYQPRYSTPTTASNNRLIGNYVHDVMQQMNDGGCIYTLSANQGGLISDNYCLRTNGYFGIYFDEGSRYWTARNNVFSNTGTWATANYWFAENMGNFTVTNNWSTNNSTNVTNGDRGNVVNNNVTVSGGNWPAGAQAVMAAAGPQGGGDGQPQPQTGRIVGAQSGRCLEIGGSSTANGTQAQIWDCGTGTNQRWTYTSSGQLMVYGNKCLDANGQGTANGTLAIIWDCNGQTNQRWNVNSNGTITGVQSGLCLDASGNGTANGTKVHLWACHGGTNQRWTLGS
- a CDS encoding Uma2 family endonuclease, which codes for MSAEAFGRHLPAVVTLDDLAAMIGADQHGHRYELSPEGALSIMPPPDSEHAAIASRLLVWLAMAGWPAEQVLQAAGLRIPGPDGDGGRIPDLTVWARPQPRTVWLTLTDLVLVIEIVSPGSAAVDEVVKRREYAQAGIPRYWMVERDAAQTVTLHVLGPDRSYEVAAKMPLAWLLQTDPADHQIG
- a CDS encoding acyl-CoA dehydrogenase family protein, with product MTVESSFDAYRMPEEHEAVRAAVREVCDAKVAPQAAEVDETGEFPKASYEALKAADFHAPHIPEEYGGAGADALATAIVIEEVARACAASSLIPAVNKLGTMPLLLAASAELKRRYLPAVARGEAMFSYCLSEPEAGSDAASMTTRAVRDGDFYVLDGVKRWITNAGVSEYYTVFAVTDPAARSRGISAFVVEKSDPGVSFGAPEKKLGIKGSPTREVYLDSVRIPADRMIGEPGTGFGTAMRTLDHTRVTIAAQALGIAQGALDYAKAYVRERRQFGRAVAEFQGIQFMLADMGMKLEAARQLTYAAAGKSERGDADLTYFGAAAKCFASDAAMEITTDAVQLLGGYGYTRDYPVERMMRDAKITQIYEGTNQVQRIVMARQLLKD
- a CDS encoding cytochrome P450, which codes for MSILSVLGRPQAQDDLFLRLNREDPVHWDRYAGLWLVSGRSAVEAVLTDKRFSARRTVKAVTSTASDSSGLRSFVHDAIARQALFLDGPEHARWRRIIHHVLEPARVAALEPWIEEATRSLLADLPEQFDLVATVARPLPLSVVVRLLGLPISDVGEIQEWSDAYTRLVTGVNPVTDPQTISLVADFLGYAVDVVKLGRSRRGDDAVGRMVGAAGDATDLDLATNLVMLLAAGHQTTTGFLSAAVLDLLSTAPQRIPRPDLVAADVERLLARISPSRFVGRHVVGDVDLDGRSLQAGHSVLVLLAAANWAETNGDGHAGSAHGRHLAFGFGRHRCPGAQLARLESRVVLRRIIADPRGLSLVDESTPWSDNINLPSPMCVRIARRTGRTPAGATG
- a CDS encoding non-ribosomal peptide synthetase, which produces MGLVAGQVRRRPDAPAVVDHDRMLSYGELADAADLVAAQLTDTGLRPGGVVGLTVPPSATAIAAAMGVLHAGGVLLPCDPSQPPLRQQQILQSSDAGLVVAAGARTDAVQVVATDGRRVLAGAEVDPAYVIYTSGSTGTPKGVVCSHPAWANVARAQHGIVGIVPADRVAQLAPWCVDAALFEMVLALTAGATLCVARPEDRYPGPPAERFLHENDVTVAVMTPSTLRALRSERLTNLRLIISAGEALPTSVARPWTSSVRLLNAYGPTEGTIWSTWAEVTGDEEEGDGTAPIGIPIGGCEVTVRGPDLEPVGAGQRGEICLGGIGVAVGYLDHDDTAEDRFTTGQGGRLLRTGDIGSIDAQGRLLFHGRDDDQVKLGGLRVELGEVREALRSHPAVDDCVVRPDGGRLVAHLVPARDTSVDTTDLIEWMERRLPLAMVPTLYVEMDSLPLTAWGKVDVAALPDASAVRPRTSVDRTLTPTEALLLRVAIDTLQFDQLGPDDDLFMLGLTSLSLARLMVGLSEGAGIDVEPVDIFEHPTISALASVLDDRARLSPTQLGR